Proteins found in one Bremerella volcania genomic segment:
- a CDS encoding amidohydrolase family protein: MPKTEYPIVDTHQHLWDPKRLNLPWLEGAGSHLNRKNAIEEYNAAVEGLPIASAIYMEVNAAPDQKLKEAKLVRQLIDAGTYVTSAAILSADPGSPNFRDFVDQFESHAWVKGYRQVLHGGATPPGDCLKARFINNCRHLGSSGKTFDLCMRPAELKDAVRLADACPDTRFVLDHCGNIDPKAFFAPNDPRGGSNPNDVARWKKDMAELAGHPNVVCKISGIIARVPKQWTPDDLRPVVMHCLEAFGDQRIVFGTNWPVCNAGGTARQWVKALQQITSDWSPEAQQRLWSENAKSIYKLA, translated from the coding sequence ATGCCAAAAACTGAATACCCGATCGTCGATACGCACCAGCACCTGTGGGATCCGAAACGGCTGAACCTGCCCTGGCTCGAGGGTGCAGGCTCCCATCTGAATCGAAAGAACGCCATCGAGGAGTACAACGCGGCGGTCGAGGGCCTGCCGATTGCCTCGGCGATCTACATGGAAGTGAACGCGGCCCCTGATCAAAAGCTGAAGGAAGCCAAGTTGGTTCGTCAACTGATTGACGCTGGCACTTACGTCACCTCGGCGGCCATCCTCTCAGCCGACCCAGGCAGTCCGAACTTCCGCGACTTCGTCGATCAATTCGAATCCCACGCTTGGGTGAAAGGGTATCGCCAGGTGCTGCATGGCGGCGCGACTCCGCCGGGCGATTGCCTTAAGGCCCGGTTCATTAACAACTGCCGACATCTCGGATCGAGCGGGAAGACATTCGATCTTTGCATGCGACCGGCGGAACTCAAGGATGCCGTTCGCCTGGCCGACGCCTGTCCCGATACCCGCTTCGTGCTCGATCATTGCGGCAACATCGATCCCAAGGCTTTTTTCGCCCCGAACGACCCACGCGGCGGGTCGAACCCCAACGACGTGGCCCGTTGGAAAAAGGACATGGCTGAACTGGCCGGTCACCCCAACGTCGTTTGTAAGATCTCCGGCATCATCGCTCGCGTGCCCAAACAGTGGACGCCTGATGACCTTCGCCCCGTCGTAATGCACTGCCTCGAAGCGTTCGGAGACCAACGCATCGTCTTTGGCACCAACTGGCCGGTGTGCAACGCGGGGGGCACCGCTCGCCAGTGGGTCAAGGCACTTCAGCAGATCACTTCCGACTGGTCTCCCGAAGCCCAACAGCGTCTGTGGAGCGAGAACGCGAAGTCGATCTACAAGCTTGCCTAG
- a CDS encoding zeta toxin family protein produces the protein MSDPFQLQLGSPPHLVAIAGPNGAGKSTFYQSQLSHSGLRWVNADVIAAQLNLDPYAAASVADRIRRLLVRQRESFVFETVFSDPIGDKVQFLFDTAADGYDVTLCYIGLSSAEQSIERVSMRVSQGGHDVPIDKLKSRYLRTLENLGRAIQRLPRVLVFDQSDLRYPFRFLAHLESGKLIDSTEELANWLRNALPET, from the coding sequence GTGAGTGATCCATTTCAACTCCAACTTGGATCACCGCCGCACTTGGTTGCCATTGCTGGCCCAAACGGTGCCGGGAAGTCGACCTTTTACCAATCCCAACTATCGCATTCCGGTCTCCGGTGGGTGAACGCGGATGTGATTGCAGCCCAACTCAATCTCGATCCTTACGCTGCTGCCAGCGTCGCTGATCGTATCCGTCGGCTGCTAGTCCGTCAGCGGGAAAGTTTCGTGTTCGAGACCGTCTTCTCGGATCCGATCGGAGACAAAGTGCAGTTTCTCTTCGACACGGCTGCGGACGGATATGACGTCACGCTTTGCTATATCGGTTTGTCATCTGCGGAACAATCGATTGAGCGCGTGAGCATGAGGGTTTCGCAGGGGGGCCACGATGTGCCGATCGACAAACTCAAGTCGCGTTATCTACGCACGCTTGAAAACTTGGGACGGGCGATCCAGCGACTGCCCCGGGTGCTCGTCTTCGATCAAAGCGATCTTCGATATCCCTTTCGATTCCTGGCACACCTTGAATCGGGCAAGTTGATCGATTCGACCGAAGAGCTAGCTAACTGGCTACGTAACGCCTTGCCTGAAACCTAG
- a CDS encoding AI-2E family transporter: protein MNQEGLSVKKLTEEQSWLQTGALLVLAFIAFSFGLMYARAVLVPFTLALFLNYLVAPIVDFQMIRLKFSKFISVTLTLLLVVLVLVLMSFLVTTVIQNVTTVANDKTFMAKFERRLEGPLEAASKLMDRISGLDEGDKPPFVGSPDATPDGSGELSTEDAVTDDPMAGPDDVGEPLVTDDESMDSEGEPNQPLEEQSDDVVEGESGSLAIPVAPRNDINRTQQLLRTLVAQIRQESPQLATQAGATLLNLISSTVLTSIFVGFMLAGRDPYKVSKGIYAEIDRNVRKYIATKFFISAITGLLVWGCLAMIGMQFASMFGLIAFCLNFIPSIGSIIATLLPIPIAIVQFDSALMITLAIVLPGAVQMTMGNVIEPKIMGDGLQLHPATILLALAFFGMLWGPVGMLLAAPITAIVRIVLMRFKTTEPIGRLMAGVLPEEEDHLHHV, encoded by the coding sequence ATGAATCAAGAAGGACTGTCGGTCAAGAAGCTCACCGAAGAACAATCGTGGCTTCAGACAGGCGCGCTTCTCGTGTTGGCCTTCATCGCGTTTTCGTTCGGGCTCATGTATGCCCGAGCGGTTCTGGTGCCGTTCACGCTGGCATTGTTTCTGAATTACCTGGTCGCGCCGATCGTCGACTTTCAGATGATCCGGCTGAAGTTCAGCAAGTTCATCTCCGTGACGTTGACGCTGCTGCTGGTTGTTCTCGTGCTGGTGTTGATGAGCTTTCTGGTGACGACCGTCATTCAAAACGTCACGACGGTTGCCAACGATAAGACCTTTATGGCCAAGTTCGAGCGGCGTCTGGAAGGTCCGCTTGAGGCCGCCTCGAAGCTAATGGACCGTATCAGCGGTTTGGACGAAGGAGATAAGCCGCCGTTCGTTGGCTCGCCAGACGCTACGCCGGATGGTTCGGGAGAACTTTCAACCGAAGACGCAGTTACCGACGACCCCATGGCCGGTCCAGACGATGTTGGTGAGCCCTTGGTGACCGATGACGAGTCTATGGACTCTGAAGGGGAACCCAATCAGCCATTGGAGGAGCAATCGGACGATGTGGTGGAAGGCGAATCCGGCTCGCTGGCCATACCGGTAGCGCCTCGTAACGACATCAACCGAACGCAGCAACTATTGCGGACGCTCGTCGCGCAGATTCGCCAAGAGTCGCCTCAACTGGCGACCCAAGCCGGGGCGACCCTTTTGAATTTGATCAGCAGTACGGTGCTGACTTCGATCTTCGTCGGCTTCATGCTCGCCGGTCGCGACCCGTACAAGGTTTCCAAAGGGATCTATGCCGAGATCGATCGCAACGTTCGCAAGTACATCGCCACGAAGTTCTTCATTTCGGCAATCACCGGCCTTCTGGTTTGGGGTTGCCTGGCGATGATCGGGATGCAGTTCGCTTCGATGTTTGGCCTGATTGCGTTTTGCCTGAACTTCATTCCGTCGATCGGTTCGATCATCGCGACGCTGCTGCCCATTCCGATTGCCATCGTGCAGTTTGATTCGGCCCTGATGATCACGCTGGCGATCGTGCTGCCGGGGGCGGTCCAAATGACGATGGGCAATGTGATCGAGCCTAAAATCATGGGAGATGGGCTGCAGTTGCATCCGGCGACCATTCTACTGGCGTTGGCATTTTTCGGGATGCTGTGGGGACCGGTTGGCATGCTGCTTGCCGCCCCGATTACCGCGATCGTGCGAATAGTGCTGATGCGATTCAAGACCACCGAGCCCATCGGGCGTCTCATGGCAGGCGTCTTGCCGGAAGAGGAAGATCACCTGCACCACGTCTAA
- a CDS encoding DUF2293 domain-containing protein: MPQSAYAPGPRERTVRDTQGNVLQVPADWSLLPPGDAGLTRRVKAAGKYLAVQEKKGRRMFSRGVWAPTATIRKIKSELDAERSTDAYAKKQQAAAARRDKQQAEYVEDFFGAVVAFLDFHPDYAGLSNRLAKAVTTHATPVGSGTVARTQRIPIERRAESAVIAWMRHQTTAYDTMTIPRVKGKRREVRRMLAQRSKEVLHQYRVGREISRSCPLRAALSAQSVR; encoded by the coding sequence ATGCCCCAGTCAGCTTATGCTCCTGGCCCCAGAGAACGCACCGTCCGCGATACCCAAGGTAACGTGCTTCAGGTGCCGGCCGATTGGTCTCTTTTGCCGCCAGGCGATGCCGGCCTGACGCGGCGCGTGAAAGCTGCCGGCAAGTATTTGGCCGTTCAGGAAAAGAAGGGACGCCGGATGTTCTCGCGCGGCGTCTGGGCGCCGACGGCTACGATTCGCAAGATCAAAAGTGAACTCGATGCCGAACGTTCGACCGACGCTTATGCCAAGAAGCAACAAGCGGCCGCCGCGCGCCGCGACAAACAACAAGCGGAATACGTCGAAGACTTCTTCGGAGCCGTGGTTGCTTTTTTGGACTTTCACCCCGACTACGCCGGCCTGTCCAATCGTTTAGCGAAAGCCGTGACCACCCATGCCACGCCGGTCGGCAGCGGGACGGTGGCACGAACCCAGCGGATACCGATCGAGCGAAGAGCCGAGTCGGCGGTGATTGCCTGGATGCGGCATCAAACGACCGCCTACGACACAATGACGATTCCCCGCGTCAAGGGAAAGCGACGCGAAGTCCGCCGGATGCTGGCCCAAAGGTCGAAGGAAGTGCTACACCAATATCGGGTGGGAAGAGAGATCTCGCGAAGTTGTCCACTTCGCGCGGCGCTGTCGGCCCAATCTGTTCGCTAG
- a CDS encoding sulfatase-like hydrolase/transferase: MMRYLLLITVSSLLVFSGTLRAADLPNILWITSEDNGPELGCYGDTYADSPNIDSIAAKGMKYKRAWSNAPVCAPARTTIISGIYPPALGAEHMRSQTVLPEDFHMFPYYLHEAGYYCTNNSKEDYNLAKEGFVWDQSNGKAHWRNRKEGQPFFAVFNFTTSHESQLRKRPHTPVHDPAKVRVPAYHPDTPEVRRDWAQYYDKITEMDKQVGKVLAQLKEDGLEEDTIIFYYGDHGSGMPRSKRWPYDSGLHVPMIVHVPEKFKKLAPKEYEVGGTSERLVGFIDLAPTVLSLAGIEPKDWMQGHAFMGQYETKPPKYMFGFRGRMDERYDMVRSVTDGRFVYIRNYMPHKIYGQHIDYMFQTPTTQVWKKMYDEGKLNEAQSHFWEEKPSEELYDLTSDPDEVNNLAGDPKYAEQHLQLKNALHSWQSVIRDVGFLPEDEIHSRGDGLSPYEIGHQKPAYPMNQIMGAAIIASSRDPKMLPVLIKQLSSEESAIRYWAALGILMQKEPAVDQARSQLRAALEDKSPSVRCIAAEALGCYGNQEDVKLALDTLGKLADPTENGVYVSMLALNSIDAMDEKAKPLAPVLAKLPDGAKQAPPRTGGYVPRLLQDLKKELSK, encoded by the coding sequence ATGATGCGATATCTACTACTGATCACGGTCAGCAGCCTGCTTGTCTTTTCCGGCACGCTGCGCGCAGCGGATCTCCCAAACATTTTGTGGATTACCAGCGAAGACAACGGCCCTGAACTGGGCTGCTACGGCGACACGTACGCCGACTCGCCGAACATCGATTCGATTGCCGCCAAGGGAATGAAGTATAAGCGAGCGTGGTCGAACGCTCCGGTTTGTGCTCCGGCCCGAACGACGATCATTTCCGGCATTTATCCACCGGCACTTGGGGCCGAGCACATGCGTAGCCAGACCGTGCTGCCAGAGGACTTCCACATGTTCCCGTACTACTTGCACGAAGCTGGTTACTACTGCACGAACAACTCGAAGGAAGACTACAACCTAGCCAAAGAGGGCTTCGTGTGGGACCAATCCAACGGCAAGGCCCATTGGCGGAATCGCAAAGAGGGCCAGCCGTTCTTTGCGGTCTTCAACTTCACGACCAGCCACGAAAGCCAATTGCGCAAGCGTCCGCACACGCCGGTGCATGATCCCGCGAAAGTCCGTGTGCCGGCGTATCACCCCGATACGCCGGAAGTGCGTCGCGACTGGGCCCAGTATTATGACAAGATCACCGAGATGGATAAGCAGGTCGGCAAGGTGCTTGCTCAGTTGAAGGAAGACGGCCTGGAAGAAGACACCATCATCTTCTACTATGGCGATCACGGCAGCGGCATGCCTCGCAGTAAGCGTTGGCCTTACGACTCGGGCTTGCACGTGCCGATGATCGTCCATGTGCCGGAGAAGTTTAAGAAGTTGGCTCCGAAGGAATATGAAGTGGGCGGAACTTCTGAGCGACTGGTCGGGTTCATCGATCTGGCCCCAACCGTTTTGAGCCTGGCTGGTATCGAGCCGAAGGATTGGATGCAGGGGCACGCGTTCATGGGTCAGTATGAAACGAAGCCGCCGAAGTATATGTTCGGTTTCCGTGGCCGCATGGACGAACGTTACGACATGGTTCGCTCAGTCACCGACGGACGGTTCGTCTACATTCGCAATTATATGCCGCACAAGATCTACGGCCAGCACATCGACTATATGTTCCAGACGCCGACTACTCAGGTCTGGAAGAAAATGTACGACGAGGGCAAGTTGAACGAAGCCCAGAGCCACTTCTGGGAAGAGAAACCGTCAGAGGAACTGTACGATCTGACGAGCGATCCGGACGAAGTGAACAACCTGGCCGGCGATCCGAAGTACGCCGAGCAGCATCTGCAACTGAAGAACGCTCTGCACAGCTGGCAGTCGGTCATCCGCGACGTCGGCTTTTTGCCGGAAGATGAGATTCACTCGCGTGGCGACGGTCTTTCTCCGTACGAGATCGGTCATCAGAAGCCTGCGTACCCGATGAATCAAATCATGGGAGCGGCCATCATCGCCTCGAGCCGTGATCCGAAGATGCTGCCGGTGCTGATCAAGCAGCTTTCGTCGGAGGAAAGCGCCATTCGGTACTGGGCAGCGCTGGGCATCTTGATGCAGAAAGAACCGGCCGTGGACCAGGCTCGCTCGCAACTGCGTGCGGCGCTCGAGGACAAGTCCCCCAGCGTGCGCTGTATCGCGGCCGAGGCGCTGGGCTGCTATGGCAACCAAGAGGACGTCAAGCTGGCGCTCGATACGCTCGGCAAATTGGCCGATCCGACCGAGAACGGCGTCTACGTGTCGATGCTGGCACTCAATTCGATCGATGCCATGGACGAAAAGGCCAAGCCGCTGGCCCCAGTGCTGGCGAAGCTACCCGATGGCGCCAAACAGGCTCCGCCACGGACCGGCGGCTATGTTCCGCGGCTCTTGCAGGACCTCAAGAAAGAATTGAGTAAGTAA